The Ficedula albicollis isolate OC2 chromosome 24, FicAlb1.5, whole genome shotgun sequence genome contains a region encoding:
- the SRPRA gene encoding signal recognition particle receptor subunit alpha — protein sequence MGGAAGTPILTAPLPQERGGNNSFTHEALTLKYKLDNQFELVFVVGFQKILTLTYVDKLIDDVHKEFRDKYRNEFQQKGALGLLNGTFDFKDDFMRLLRDAEESSKVRAPTVMKTFEQSLKSQKTVKCMIETRGEKPKEKVKNKKNKGSKKDGTEAVAAPSKASAGDKQLSAAGDKEELTKDEILQKNREEFFRRHMKAGEKSRSPKPDAQKEKGKKPRVWDLGNSNAKVLDYSNSATNGSAEACPVEEFDPDMALGDKNREPGRLYDLEYESDDEAEEEKVVQNPSKPSVKKGGLGGMFGMLKGLVGSKSLTREDMDPVLEKMKDHLIAKNVAAEIAVQLCESVAKKLEGKVMGTFTTVTSTVKQALQEALVQILQPQRRVDVLRDVMDAQRHRRPYVVTFCGVNGVGKSTNLAKISFWLIENGFSVLIAACDTFRAGAVEQLRTHTRRLNALHPPESHGGRTMVQLYEKGYGKDAAGIAMEAISYARNQGFDVVLVDTAGRMQDNAPLMTALAKLIAVNAPDLVLFVGEALVGNEAVDQLVKFNKALADHSMAQTPRLIDGIVLTKFDTIDDKVGAAISMTYITSKPIVFVGTGQTYCDLRSLNAKAVVAALMKA from the exons ATggggggggctgctggcacCCCCATTCTGacagctcctctcccccagGAAAGAGGTGGCAACAACTCCTTCACCCATGAAGCCCTCACACTTAAGTACAAACTGGACAACCAGTTTGAGCTGGTGTTTGTG GTGGGCTTCCAGAAGATCCTGACCCTAACCTACGTGGACAAGTTGATAGACGACGTCCACAAGGAGTTCCGAGACAAGTACCGCAACGAGTTCCAGCAGAAAGGCGCCCTGGGCCTCCTAAATGGCACCTTTGATTTTAAAGATGACTTCATGCGCCTCCTCCG ggatgcagaggagagcagcaaagTCCGAGCTCCCACGGTAATGAAGACGTTTGAGCAGTCTCTGAAATCCCAGAAGACTGTCAAGTGTATGATTGAAACCCGAGGGGAGAAACCAAAGGAGAAGGTCAAGAACAAGAAGAACAAAGGTTCCAAAAAGGATG GAACTGAAGCTGTGGCAGCGCCCAGTAAAGCCTCTGCAGGCGAcaagcagctctcagcagcagggGACAAGGAGGAACTGACCAAGGATGAAATCCTGCAGAAGAACCGGGAGGAGTTCTTCAGGAGACACATGAAAGCTGGGGAGAAGTCCAG ATCTCCAAAGCCCGATGCacagaaggagaaggggaagaagcCCCGGGTGTGGGATCTGGGGAACTCTAATGCCAAAGTACTCGATTACAGTAATTCCGCTACCAACGGCAGCGCGGAGGCTTGTCCTGTGGAGGAGTTTGACCCTGACATG GCCCTGGGGGACAAAAATCGTGAACCTGGCCGCCTCTATGACCTGGAGTATGAGAGTGATGATGAAGCTGAAGAGGAGAAAGTTGTTCAGAACCCTTCGAAACCCAG TGTGAAGAAGGGTGGCCTGGGGGGCATGTTTGGCATGCTAAAGGGCCTAGTAGGTTCCAAGAGCTTGACCAGAGAGGACATGGACCCTGTGCTGGAAAAGATGAAGGATCACTTGATTG cTAAAAATGTGGCAGCTGAGATTGCAGTGCAGCTCTGTGAATCTGTGGCTAAGAAACTGGAAGGAAAGGTGATGGGAACGTTCACCA CGGTAACCTCGACGGTGAAGCAGGCGCTGCAGGAGGCCCTGGTGCAGATCCTGCAGCCCCAGCGCCGTGTGGACGTGCTGCGCGATGTCATGGATGCCCAGCGCCATCGCCGGCCCTACGTCGTAACCTTTTGTGGCGTCAACGGTGTCGGGAAATCCACCAACCTGGCCAAG ATCTCGTTCTGGCTCATCGAGAACGGCTTCAGCGTGCTCATCGCAGCCTGCGACACGTTCCGCGCGGGAGCGGTGGAGCAGCTGCGCACCCACACGCGCCGCCTCAACGCGCTGCACCCTCCGGAGAGCCACGGCGGGCGCACCATGGTGCAGCTCTACGAGAAGGGATACGGCAAGGACGCGGCGGGCATCGCCATGGAGGCCATCTCCTACG CTCGCAACCAGGGCTTTGACGTGGTGCTGGTGGACACGGCCGGACGCATGCAGGACAACGCACCGCTCATGACTGCGCTGGCCAAACTCATCGCTGTCAACGCTCCCGACCTGGTCCTGTTTGTTGGGGAAGCGCTGGTGGGAAATGAGGCTGTGGATCAGCTG gtCAAGTTCAACAAGGCTCTGGCTGATCACTCCATGGCCCAGACACCGCGGCTCATCGATGGGATTGTCCTCACCAAGTTCGATACCATCGATGACAAG GTGGGTGCTGCCATCTCCATGACCTACATCACGAGCAAGCCCATTGTTTTCGTTGGTACCGGACAAACCTACTGTGATCTGCGAAGCCTTAATGCCAAGGCCGTGGTCGCAGCGCTCATGAAGGCCTAA